The segment TAAAGAGAGGATACATAATCCCACTTCAATAGTTGAAACTTATAAATAAAGTCTCCATGGAACCCCAACAACTTATCTTTGCATATGATCATCTCAAGCTCTTTCAAATGGATGATTTGGTTGTGAAAACTTCATCTCAGTGTCTAAAGGAGCCTGGTTACGACCACCACGACCATTTACATTACTCATAACTCTTCCATTAACGCCTAGAAAATCCAAAGTCAACCTATCAGAGCCTCCCATGCTAAGATTGTTACCGAAATGAAGGTCGAAAATGCTGCTACCAGATCGACCTTGTTGATCTGTTGTCGTAGCTAGAGAGTTCATTAAACCATGAAGGTTTCCATTCACATTATCTCCAAATTCATTAACTACCGCACTCGacgaagatgaagaagttaaccCTCTTAGCAAAGCAGAAGGATCGTTGTTTTCAGCACCATCAGCGAAAAGTGAAGGAGCACTTATCTGATCAGAGTTCTTGATATTGAGCTGAAAGTTTCCGAGGTTAAAcaagttgttgttgttattgctGATGGTATCACCAAGGCTGATCATACCGTGCTGGTTCAAGAGACTTTGATCATTGTGTGCCAACAATCCTTGGTTTGAAGAGCATTGCATGAGGAAATTGTTTGGGCCATGATAAGGGTTTGTGGGCTGAGGAATGAAGTCTTCAAACTTTTCGGAAGATGAACGGTTCAGATTGTAACCTGCAGCTAGAGGGGTAAAACCAGTGTTTGAGTTGTTACCGAAATGGTTGTGCGAGAGAGCGGAAGAAGCACCGTCGTAAAAGCCATGTCTGCCACCACCTCCACTAGCGGCTGCTATTGCCGTGAAGCTCACGGTAGGGTTTCTTGCTGACTCTTGTATTAATGCATCACAGAATGCCCTGTGTGTAATGTAACTGTCTCTTCTGCAATATCACCCCAAAGAAGTAATTAAGATAACGGTCAATATTACAGTGTatgtatataaaaaatgaaaacaaaaatattttagaaattaaaaagaaatacaaaccCTAGAAATGTAAAGTGGTCGTTAACCACTCCTATATTACGCAGACCACAATATTCATTAACTAAGAAATTAAACGAACCCCTCCCCTCTAATACATAAAGCACATACTTAATATAATAATTCTATATAATgatgagagagaaagaggagagagagaggagagagagagagagagagaggggtgaGACCCACAAGAAGAGGAGTTACATGGAAAGAGGAACCTGCAAAggtgaagaagaaaacaaaagtggGAATGCATGGAAACAAATCCAACTCACATGTGACCAAATTTAgcatcttttatttttctccttTCATCTTTACTGTCTTCCTCACTTACTCTACTCATTAGCAACCAACCAAATAAGTTGATAGATCCTATGTGCATATATGCATATGTGTTCATGTCCCTATGTAGGAAATATGATATTCCGTGACCAATATAGATGATGATATCTAAACGCGTAGATTTCAGTcacaaatcaaaatatatatagagagggCACCACACTCATGCATTATACATAGCTTGCATAATAATTcgttaataattaatattcacTGACCGACATGCCTTTTTAACTGGAATTTCAAGCAGAAGCCAGAGTATGAACCTTATAAATTTAGAGCCGACATGTAAACTCGAAGTAAAAAATGCTTCTAGTTTCGAATAACAAAATGATGACCGCTATAGACTATGAGATCTATGGACTAACCAACACGTTTTTATAAAGATTATTAACATATACATGTTCTTTTCACACTAaagtattaaattattaatcaaTTCTAATTTCATATGATATGAACAAAATAATTGAATGGAACCAAGAAAGATAGTTTACCTAGAGAAGATGGTACCACAGTCACATCGATACTCTTTGGTACCACAAATTTTAGAGTGAGCTTTCCAATCAGATTGAACAGCGTAACGCTTAGAGCATTTCTCGCAATTCCACTTCTTCTCACCGTGTTTCCGGTAATAATGCTTCTTTATTCCGGTGAGGTCTCCAAGAGCACGTGACGGGTCATGGTGGACGCACGTGGGCTCCGGACAAATATACACCTTCCTCCTCACTTCTTTGTTCGACTTTTGTTTCAGCTTCCATGGAAGGTTGTGTCCTCTCCGGTGAAGCTGTAGATTCTGTTCTCTTTGAAATCCTTTGTTGCACACTTCACATAGGAACCTATTTGTTGCCATGATCGTCTTTGGAGATAACGCTATCACTTCAGCATCTGGATCTGTtcaatcaaaagaaaaatatttgaacacTAGAACAAAAACCATTACTCAAGAGATAATATCATATAAGAAAATTGAATAGACTAATCTTCTCGTAAAAATTGTTGAATAGATTACaataatttctaaataatatatatctacGATTGAATGATGATATTCCTAATTCTTGATTATCAAGAATGATAACAAAGaaaagtgattaaaatttagggttcttttctttttgtatttccTCCCAAAAGGAAACCTCTTCACTGAGgcctattgatttttttttttgggaatttgaacacacacacacacacttataTGTTTGTGTATGACAACAAACTATAAATAAGAGGTACTCACATGAGTTTCCAGGTTGGTTTCGTCGTTTTttgggtggtggtggtggagcaACGGAGTTGGGTTGTTGGATCATCGTCATCGCCGTCTCTTCACGGTTAAAGTTGTTTGATCCGGTGGCGGCGCTGGAGAGGAGGAAAGACTGAGTGGAGGATGATGAAATTGTGTTGTTGTACGATGAAGACATCTTCTCAAGTTCTGCTTTTGCTTAATCTACAAAGAtccattaataaaataatttaaaagtgaGAGAGAAGATAGAAATGAAATATGATTCAGAAGAAAACGAAAGTAAGGAATTAGAACAGGAAGAAGCCATAGAGATTGAcgacatgaaaaaaaaaattatatcactAGAAGACATTTACGAGAACATAGAGAACAAATATAAATCCAAAGAgttgtttttaatttgtagttttTGATAGAAGACATACTATAAGTTGTTTTTATTGTAACTAAGTCTTGAGATGCAGAGAaagaaaccaagaagaaaaagGTCAACAAAAAGCTAAAACtcagaaacaaagaaagaaaccaAGTAGATGATGATAATGttagaggatgaagaagaagccataggcaaatataataaatatacaaatacacACACCTTAAAGAAAAAGCCCTatcactctctctttctctctctttctctcttgctttgttgctctgtttttgttttaataattggGATTGAGTCTTGttaaaatcttattttatatagCTACAGTCCATTTCTCTTTTTCACtactaattaaaaaattcaatgtttttgaaaaaaaacaaagtaaatTTTGGTACGTTTCTACTCTGTAACGTATGGTGGTTTGTTGATTAAGCTGCGTCATCATGATTTAACTATAGTTAATTTactttgtaattttaaaaaatctactcCTCTTCATTTGTGAACTAATCTAAATTTCACttataaaatattcatatataaaaatCCTAGTGTTACATTGCCATAACATTAATATCTTAAATCATTTCCCTTTATATTGcaacataaatttaaaattaaataaattggaAACTAATTTTAgtctttaattaaaaaattcgGTACATTGTTATTTTAAACCTTTTTCAAAAAGAATGGGGAAGATTAGAGTTTGTGTGTCATTGTAAAACAGTGAGATGTGGGCACATGCAGGTGTGGTCAGGGTGGCACCTCATACTCCTTCTCGTGTCTCTCTTATGGCTTTAACAAAgcctttctctttctcttcatttaactcataattttaatttgtatCTAAACAACCAAATCCTTCACTACTTTTCATCTATTTTCCTGTTTACCTAGAATATTATCTTCCACCACTAGCCACGACAGAGTACACAAAAATAAGTACTAAATTTGTTTCAATTATATgactttatatataattatttatttataatggatgaattaaattattaattatgttatttttatacaACGAATTTTTTATTGGTAATCTGCcataatatcatttttaatttcatttttttttcaaatcacttttttcattttttgtttgtttgcaacTATTGCtatctaaattttttgaaaatttacttATAAGATAAGTACATACATAGTGGTTAACTATTTTTTCattgttatattaaaaaatttatttattttatacattaatatattgtGTACATATGAAAATATACGGTACAttgtaaatacaaaatatattttagcattaCAAAGAAACCAAGTTTACCAAAAgcttatattaaaatacaacaaattaaacAGTAAAAATCAGTTGTAGGCGTGTGCTCCAGTGTATGATGGTATTAAAGAGTATTAGCTCAATTATTCATAGTTATTTCATTGTAACTATTAATATCCTATTAATTACAATTgttcatttatataaaaatactaaactaGTGATAAAAGTAACTATATTTAACATGTAACAAGAGACCACTAGTGACATTTTATATTAAGATAAGTCTAACTCTTAGTCGTTATGTATTAACTCAAAGTCATGTTTTGGCCTCCCTACTAAAAAGGTGAAAACCAATTAATATGGTaatgaatacaaatataaaataaatattttgtaactaaCTCATTgtaattttctctcttcttttgatttttctcaTAGTTTTTAAAATGCCCCTTGTAGATGTAATGTAACTGCTATTTTTATGACTGTGGGACTGTGTAGAATTCACGAGCTACAATGCGCATAGCGCTCTACCTGAATTAGTTTGACAATTCAGTTTCGTGTTGCTTGTGGTCTACAATAAGCATAGTGAAAGTTctagtttaaaataattaatcaaattaaattaataaaaaaatgtaaatatcagAATATGATACAAGCATCATTATAGTGTTAccgtctatactattaaaacaaaatttgataCAATGGCAACCGAACCTATACAAACTTGAACTCAAAATTTTATCAGGTTTCTCCTAACATTGTTATCCGAAACAagccaaaaaccaaaataaccaaactgaaattaaatccaaattaataaataatcgAATAATTCATATTTCGTTTGGACTAGAAAACTGGAAAACCAAAAACCACAACtaaaccaaaaccgaaccaaagtcaaaaaaaaaaactgaaattttgAACCGATCACACACCACATGGTTGGATCAATTACAAGCACGACGGGAATGGATTTTAACTTGTAGTATGTGCAAACCTTTTTTTCCTCCGTGGTATCATCATAGTCCTAGTACCAGAAAAGACCGGAGTTTAACAAATTCTGTACCGAGATAGTCATAGTGTTTATAGTCTGagaaacactaaactctaactTCGGACTTTGAGCTAGCTTAGCTTCTACAGCCTTAAGATAGAAAAGTTTGGAATGATCACCCAACAAGAGGATATCCAGGACTGAATTGAGTTTACAGCATCAACTAACAATATAGACCAGAGAAAATTGTTCAGGCTAAAGTTCTACATGGGCTTGATAAACAAAAGCCCACAGTGATGTTACACTTTTTAACATTGAGCCGTAACGTGGTCACCAAGCTATTAGCGAAAACCCTATTCCGAGCATCGCATTCGAGTTTGATTTGTTCGATTGGAAGATGATTGTTGCTGCTGCCTTATGCATTGGCTTTGGCATCAGACTGAGATTTGCCAGCAGCAGCGAAATGATGATGTTAGTTCGAATTAATTTTCTCTGCTCAAAGATTTCTTTTGATCGGGTTATCATATACTCACTGATATTATATGTTAAATGGTTGTGGATTTTACAAGTCTTGTTGGACAAGTTAGGTTGGTAGATTTCTTGTTCAAAACTCTCAAAGGCCCAATTAGGTTCAGTCCTAGaattcttgttttttctttacataaaaaaattcttgGATTTAAGTATTTAACTAATTAGTTACTATCCATTAAAAATTATACCAGCTAACCAGTGCTTTGTGAGAGTCGACAACATCATGAATTCATGACTTAAAACACGAACACTCCTGAAAATAATGTTCTCCCTCATCTTCACCAACACTGCATCTTCGACAACATCAAGTTTCTCCTTCCAAACCcacccacccccccccccccccccccccccccccagcacacacacgaaaacatatatatatatagtatcaaGATCATATATACAAATAACACACTCACGTTCTTTATTTTAATCTGagtgataaatatatatatagtcagcGACTAATAGATATGACGACagctaaaaacaaaaagaaaaaaaatatcaaattgaaAGCAGTAATATAAGCTGTATCATCACGATCTTTCTACAGCTGTTTGCATTATGTTCAGAGCGAGCAAAATAGCACCCAAGGAAAAGGA is part of the Brassica rapa cultivar Chiifu-401-42 chromosome A09, CAAS_Brap_v3.01, whole genome shotgun sequence genome and harbors:
- the LOC103842959 gene encoding LOW QUALITY PROTEIN: protein indeterminate-domain 6, chloroplastic-like (The sequence of the model RefSeq protein was modified relative to this genomic sequence to represent the inferred CDS: inserted 2 bases in 1 codon), which produces MDLCRLSKSRXLEKMSSSYNNTISSSSTQSFLLSSAATGSNNFNREETAMTMIQQPNSVAPPPPPKKRRNQPGNSYPDAEVIALSPKTIMATNRFLCEVCNKGFQREQNLQLHRRGHNLPWKLKQKSNKEVRRKVYICPEPTCVHHDPSRALGDLTGIKKHYYRKHGEKKWNCEKCSKRYAVQSDWKAHSKICGTKEYRCDCGTIFSRRDSYITHRAFCDALIQESARNPTVSFTAIAAASGGGGRHGFYDGASSALSHNHFGNNSNTGFTPLAAGYNLNRSSSEKFEDFIPQPTNPYHGPNNFLMQCSSNQGLLAHNDQSLLNQHGMISLGDTISNNNNNLFNLGNFQLNIKNSDQISAPSLFADGAENNDPSALLRGLTSSSSSSAVVNEFGDNVNGNLHGLMNSLATTTDQQGRSGSSIFDLHFGNNLSMGGSDRLTLDFLGVNGRVMSNVNGRGGRNQAPLDTEMKFSQPNHPFERA